GCTGCCGTCCGGGACGGGCAGCCAGTACTCCAGCTTGACGTCCTGCGTGGTCTCGGCTCCGACCTTCAGCTGCGCGACGTCGGAGGAGCGCGCGGCGGGGCCGGCGTCGAGGTCGAGCTGCTCGGCCTCGGGGAAGGCGCGGGCGAGCCGGGCGGCGAGGTCGCCGTCGTCCCCAGCCGCCGTGGGCGGCCAGGGCGAGAAGTCCATGACCATGGCGGCGGGGAACGGCACGCCGGGGAGGATCTCGAGCGAGAGGCCGACGCGGAAGGCACCGGCCTCCTTCGCCGCCGCCGCCATGCCGATCAGCTGCTCGCGTGCATCGCGGCGGACGCGCGCCAAGCGGTCGTTCATGCCGACCTGCTTCTTGACGAAGGCGGCGATCTGATTGCGTGCGGTCTCGTCGCCCGCGAGGGGCACCGAGACCCAGGTGCCGGGAAGGATGATGCTGAGGTCGGCCTCCTGGAACGACAGCTGCCTGGTCACGGCGCTCCCTGTCACTGCTCGAGCTCGATCGACAGGGAGGCGACGATGCTCTCGGTCTCGGCCGGCATGTCGCCGAAGGCGTTGAGGTCGGCCGTCGTGAAGGTGAAGTGGACCATCTCGTCGGCGCCCTGCGGGAAGACGCCGAACACGGTGCGCGCCTCAACCCAGCCCTCCTCGGGGGCTTCGCCGGGCTCCGCCGGGTCGTCGAGGTACTCGACCACCTGGTGGATGCCTGCGAGACGGCCGCTCGGGATGACGTGCTCCCAGCCGTCGAAGAGGATGGTCGTGCCCTCGGCGTCCGGATCGCCCGCGAGCTCGCGCGCCTCGCGCAGGAACCACGCGGCGTCCTGGTCGGGCTCGACGCCGGCGACCTGGAAGGTCATCACCGCGCCCACGCTGAGGAAGTGCTCGGGGCGCAGGTAGACCGCGGCCGTGAGGTACGGGTTGAGCTGCGCGAGCAGTCGGAGGCGCAGCTCGGCGAGCTCCGCCTCCACCGCCCCCTCATGGTCCGCGCTGCCGAGGTCCGTCGTCGCGCGCGCGACGACATCACGCGCCCAGTCCTCGCTGGCCACCTCGTCGTCGAGGAGCATCGGGTAGAAGCCCTCGGGGATGGAGACGGAGAAGTCGCGGATACCGGGTGCCATGCCGCCCACCCTAGCCGAGCGTCCACTTCGGGAGTCGGCCGTTGGCGAGGTCCTTGGCGATGGAGTCCGGCTTCAGCGAGACGGGCTTGTCACTCTGGTCGAACGGGTTGTTCGTGAACGTCTCGAGCTTGCCCGCGACCACCCGGTAGTTCCACACGCCGAGGGCGACCTTGTAGCCCATCGGGATCTGGTCGGCGATCTCCTTGGCGAACTGCGGGTTGTCGAAGCCGACGAGGCCGAGCGGGTTGGTGCGCAGCTTCATCAGCCCCTCCGAGGCGGGCGTGATCTTGAAGGGGTTGGTGCCGAACACCTCCTTCATCACGTTGGGGAGGGCCTTCGGCGAGCCGACCATCGCCTGCACGTCCTTGAGGGCGGCCGCCTTCTTGCCCTTCGTGATGCCGGTGAGCGCCTTGAACTGGCGGCGCGGGAGCTTCATCGCCACGGTCAGGCCCTTCGCCTTCACGAGCTTCGCGATGTACTTGCCGATGTTGCCGCCGAACACGGCCAGCACAACGCCGACCGCGGCGAAGGCCACGTCGACCCAGCTGCCGTCGCCGTTCATGGCCTTGATCACGCTCTCGACCAGGCTGATCACGGCGCCGACGACGGCGAGCACGAGGAGGATCTGGCCGAGGATCGGCACCCACGACAGGAAGATGGAGAGCACGCCGGCGATCTCGCAGATCTTCTTGATCACGTCGCCCCAGTTGTCCCAGAAGCTGTCCTTGAGGCCGTGGTTGCCCTTGCCCTCGACGACGTCCTTGATCGCCTCGGCGGCGGTGTGGGCGGCCGTGTTCTTGGCGTCGCGGGCGTCGCGCCAGGCCTGCTGAGCGGCGTGCAGCTCTGTGAGGGCGTCGCCGGCGGCGGTCGCCGCGTTGGAGGCGGCGGTGTCGTTGGCCGCCTTCTCCTCCGGAGTGCTCTCGTCGGCCTTCTGCTGGGCGGTGTGCGCCTGGCGCTGGGCCGCGTCGGCCGCATCCTGCTTGGAGTTGATGTGGGAGATGGCGGTCTCGGCGTCGTCCTGCGCGTCGCGCAGCTTGCCGGCGTACACGGTCAGCGCCGTGGCGGTGGTCTCGTAGCGGTCCTGGGCCTTGCCGATGTCCTCGGCGACCTCGGCGGCGCTCTTCTTCACCGCGTCGACCGCCTGGCTGGTCATGCCGCCGACCTCGCTGATGCGGTCGAGGGCGGCCACCGAGCGGGTGATCGCGTGCGCGATCTGCTCGTAGTGCGCGGCCTTCGACTCCAGCAGCCCGGGGTCGCCCTCGAGCTTCTCGTACTCCCTGTCGCTCATCTCTCCCTGCCCCCTACTTCGCCGTCGCGTCCGGGTGGTTCTTCGCGACGTCGGCCGCCGCGTCCTCCAGCGCCTTCGCCAGCTCGGAATCGACCTTCGTGAAGCCCTCGGTGATCGCCCCGATGGACTCCTTGAGCGCCTTCACACTCTCGGTCATCTTCTTGCGCTTGTCGTTCCACTTGTGCGCGAAGTCGTGCACGCGGTCGCCCAGCTCGTCGTGCCCGGTCGCCTCCGCCACGTCGTCGCTGAAGTCGTCGGCATCCTCGAACTCCTTCACGACGGCGTCCAGGTCGTCGCGGAGCTGGGTGAGCAGCTGCAGGTCGAGCTTCAGGTCGGGCGCGCCCATCGGCGACTCCTTTCGGTCAGGCAGCGTCCAATGTACCGACGACCGGCGCAGACCTCGATGGGGAACGGTCCCCATCCGGTTGCGCGTGGCCCGGCGGGTATCGTGCTGTCGTGCGCCTGAAACTCACCCTCGCCCGCCCCTCCGGGAGCGCCGACGACATCGTGGTCACCGCCGACGCCGGCGCGAGCATCTCGGAGGTCGCCGCCACCATCGCGCGGGTCGATCCCCGCCGCACCGGCCCGGTGGCACCCGGCGAGGCGCTCACGCTGCGGGCCCAGCTGCCCGGGCAGCCCGAGCCGCTGATCCTCCCACCCGATGCGCCGATCGGCGAGGCGTGGATCGGCAGCGGCGCCACGGTCGCACTGGCCGACGCCGGCCTCCACTACGTCCCGCCGGAGCTCGGCGATGCGCCGGTCGTCGCGACGCTGCGGGTGCTCACGGGCGAGCAGGCCGGCCGCGAGTTCCCGCTGCGGGCCGGCACGACCGTCCTCGGTCGCGACGCCGGCTGCGATGTCGTGCTCGACGACCCGCTGGTGTCGAAGCGGCATGTGCGGTTCGAGGCGGGCGACGGCGTCGAGGTCGTCGACCTCGGCTCCGCGAACGGCGTCGTGGTCGACGGCGGGCTGGTCACACGCTTCACGGTCCGCCGCTCGGAGACGATGCTGATCGGCGACACGGAGGTGGAGCTGACCGTCATGATCGGCTCGGACGTGCCGGCTGCGCCTCCTACCGCCGGGCCGGTCTTCTTCAACCGGTCGCCGCGGGTCGAGCGCCGCTACGCCGGGCAGACCTTCCAGGCGCCGGAGGTGCCGGCCGAGAAGGAGGACCCGCCCTTCCCGCTGCTGGCGATGCTCACCCCGCTGCTGCTCGGCGGCGCGCTGTTCGCGCTCACCAAGAACCCGACCTCCCTGCTGTTCGTGCTGCTCTCGCCGATCATGCTCGTCGGCAACTACATCAGCTCGCGCACGCGGAACAAGCGCAAGCTCAAGAAGCAGATCGCGGCGTTCGAGCAGCGGCTCGACGCGCTCTCGACCCGGCTGGAGGAGGAGCGCGGCATCGAGGGCGAACTGCGCCGGGCGGAGACGCCGACCACGGCGGACGCGCTCTCCGACGCGGTGCGCCGCGGCCCGCTGCTGTGGACCAGGCGGCCGGAGCACTGGTCGTTCCTCAACCTCCAGCTGGGGCGCGGCCGGATGCGGTCGCGCAACCGTGTCGCCGTGAACGACCGCGGCGAGCTGATCGTCGAGTTCCAGGAGCGGCTCGACGCGGTGATCGCGGCGAACGAGTACGTCGACGACGTGCCCGTGCTCGACAACCTGTACGAGTCGGGCGCGCTCGGCATCGCCGGAACCGCCGACCTCGTGGCGGGCTCGGTCAACTCGGTGCTCGTGCAGCTCACCGCCCTCCACTCCCCCGCCGAACTCGCCGTCGCGGCCCTGGTGTCGCCGCGCTGGTCGCGCGAGCTGAGCTGGCTCAAGTGGATGCCGCACACCTCATCGCCGCACAGCCCCATCGCCGGCGGGCACCTCGCCGACAGCGCGTCCAGCGCGGCCGGGGTGCTCAGCGCGCTGGAGGGACTGGTCGAGGAGCGGCTCGCCGCCCTCCGCGGCAAGGCCCAGCGCCGCGGCGCGATGGACCAGGAGAGCGCGGCCCTCGAGCGCGGCGCGGAGGTCGGGGGCGGTCAGACGCAGCAGGGCACGCCCTCCCCCATCCCGGCGGTCGTCGTCGTGATCTCGGGAGACGTCGCCGTCGACCGCGCGCGCCTCGTGCAGCTCGCCGAGGTCGCCGCGGACGCGGGCGTCTTCCCGATCTGGCTCGCGGAGGATGTGCCGCAGCTCCCGGCCGTGTGCCGCACGTACCTGCACCACGCCGACCGCGCGGACCGGGCGACGGCCGGGTTCGTCCGGCTGGGCGAGACGGTCGAGGAGGTCGTGACCGAGCCGGTCGCGGCCGGCACCGCCCTCGACTACGCCCGCCGCATGGCGCCGGTCATCGACGCGGGCGCACTGGTCGCCGACGCGAGCGACCTCCCGCGCTCGGTGTCGATGGTGACCCTGCTCGGGCATGACCTGGCCGAGACCTCGGGAGCAGTGATCGACCGCTGGCGGCAGAACGCCTCCATCCACGACCGGTCCTCCGCTGCACGGCCGGCCAAGCGCCGCCCGGGGACGCTGCGCGCGATCATCGGCTCGGCGGGCGTCGACGCGATGCACCTCGACCTGCGCACGCAGGGCCCGCACGCGCTCGTCGGCGGCACGACCGGCGCGGGCAAGAGCGAGTTCCTGCAGGCGTGGGTGCTCGGGATGGCCGCCGAGTACAGCCCGGACCGCGTCACGTTCCTGTTCGTGGACTACAAGGGCGGATCGGCCTTCGCGGACTGCGTGAACCTTCCGCACTGCGTCGGACTCGTCACCGACCTGAGTCCGCACCTGGTGCGCCGGGCGCTCACCAGTCTCCGCGCCGAGCTGCACCACCGCGAGCACCTGCTCAACCGCAAGAAGGCCAAGGACCTGCTGGAGCTCGAGAAGCGCGGCGACCCGGAGAGCCCTCCCGCGCTCGTGCTCGTGATCGACGAGTTCGCCGCCCTGGTCGGCGAGGTGCCCGAGTTCGTGGACGGCGTGGTCGACATCGCCCAGCGCGGACGCTCGCTCGGCATCCACCTGATCATGGCGACGCAGCGGCCCGCGGGCGTGATCAAGGACAACCTCCGCGCCAACACCAACCTGCGCATCGCGCTGCGGATGGCCGACGAGTCCGACAGCCAGGACGTGGTGGGCGTCGCCGACGCCGCGCACTTCGACCCGGGCCTTCCCGGTCGTGGCCTGGCCAAGACGGGTCCGGGGCGCCTGGTGCGCTTCCAGTCCGCGTACGCGGGCGGCTGGACGAGCCGCGAGCCCGAGCGCGCGGGCGTCGAGGTCGCCGAGCTGCGCTTCGGCGGCGAGCTGCGCTGGGAGGAGGAGCGGCCGGCGGAGGAGCCGGAGCGCGACCTCGGACCGACCGATCAGCAGCGGATGGTCGCCTCCATCGTCTCCGCGCACGCAGCAGCGCACATCCCGCACCCGCGGCGGCCGTGGCTCGACGAGCTGGCCGCGGTGTACGACCTGGGGCTGCTGCGGCAGCGCACGGACGCCGAACTGCTGCTGGGCGTCTCCGACATCCCCGACCGGCAGGAGCAGCGGCCGGTGTACTTCCACCCCGATGTCGACGGCAACCTGGCGGTATACGGCACGGGAGGCTCTGGCAAGTCGACCGTGCTCCGCACACTGGCGTCGGCGGCCGCCATCACGCCGCGCGGCGGGCCGGTGCACGTGTACGGGCTCGACTTCGGCGCGGGCAGCCTGCGGATGCTGGAGAAGCTGCCGCACGTCGGATCGGTCATCCCTGGCGACGACACCGAGCGCATCATCCGGCTGTTCCGGACGCTGAAGGCCGTGCTCGAGGACCGCGGGCCGCGCTTCGCCGAGGCCAACGCCTCCAGCATCACCGAGTACCGCTCGCTGACCGGGCGGCAGGACGAGCCGCGGATCCTGCTGCTGATCGACGGGTTCCCGAACTTCCGCGAGGACTTCGAGATCCCGGCAGGGCGGTCGCAGTGGTACGACGTGTTCCGCGACATCCTCGCGGACGGGCGCCGGCTCGGGATGCACGTCGCGCTCACCGGGGACCGTGCGGGCGCGGTGCCGACGGCCATCCGCTCGCTCGTGCAGCGCAGCGTGGTGCTGCGTCTCGCCGACGACGGGTACGCGATGCTCGACGCGCCGAGCGACGTGCTGAGCCCTTCCTCCCCTCCCGGGCGCGCCATCGTGGACGGCTACGAGACGCAGGTCGCCGTGCTGGGCGGCTCGCGAGCCGTATCGGAGCAGTCGGAGGCGGTGCGCCGGCTCGCCGAGGCGATGCAGCGCGCGGGCATCCGGCCGGCGCCGGAGATCGGCTCGCTGCCGAAGGAGTACGCAATCGACACCCTCCCGCCGTCGCTCGGTGGCGCGCCGGTGCTCGGTCTCAGCGACATCGACCTCGGGCCGTACGGCTTCGAGCCGTCGGGGACGCTGCTCGTCGCGGGTCCGCCTGCGAGCGGCCGGACGAACGCGCTCGCGGCGCTCGCGGCGTCGGTCGCCCGCTTCGACCCGCAGACGCGGCTGTACTACCTGGGCTCGGCGCGCTCCCCGCTGGCGGGATCCGGCTTGTGGACGGCCAGGGCGGTGACGCCCGCGGAGGCGGCCGAGCTGGCGAAGGACCTCGCCGCCGCGGTCGCCGACCCGGACACCGAGGGCAGGATCGCCGTGTTCGTGGAGGCGATCGGCGACTTCCTGCAGACGCCGGCCGACTCCGCGATCGTGGAGCTGGTGCGGGCCGTGCGCCGCAGCGACCACCTCCTCGTCGCGGAGGCGGAGACCAGCGCCTGGGGCTCCTCCTGGCCGCTGCTCGGCGAGGTCAAGAACGGCCGCCGCGGCCTGCTGCTGCAGCCCGAGTCGGTCGAGGGCGACCTCCTGCTCAAGACGCCGCTGCCGCGGATGAACCGGGCGGAGTTCCCGGCAGGGCGCGGGGTGCTGATCCAGAAGGGGACATTCACGCGGGTGCAGGTGCCGCTGGTGGATGCGGGGCTGCCGGTGGGGGTGCGGGTGTAGGGGGGTCAGCGCGACCAGAGTGGCAGTGGGCGCCAGCCGTCCGGAAAGCCCATGTCGGTCTCAGGGGCGACCGGGAGACTGCCCGGGAATCGATCGATCAGGGCCGCGAGGCGCCTCCCCCAAGCATCCTCCGCGCGGATCGCGTCGGTGAGGAAGCACACCACAGCGCAAACGGCGTAGATCCGCTCCCTGCTGTTCGGGATCGCATTCAGGTGGAGGAGCCCGGGTGCATTCTCCGGGATGCGCCCGAGCTTGTATGTGAGCCTGCGGTTCCACAAGCGGGCGTGGTGGGCGCAGAGGTTCCTGACATAGTTGATGACCTTCAGCCAGCGCGCGAACACCGCTCCGGAGACACCGGCCATGTCCTTCGAGACAAGCGACTGGTCGCCGTCCGTCATGAATCCGAAGAGACGCACGAGTTGGCCGAGCTCCATGACTTCGGTCGCGACCCAGACCGGCAGCCGCGCGTCGTACTTCTCGACGTAGTGACGGATGAAGTCCTCGGAGACGGCCCGCTCCTGATGCTGCACGAATCGGTCGCGCCAGACGTCGTAGGAGCTGCTCCCAGGGTGCTCGGCATCCGGACGGTCGCATTTCGCCGGGTCCAGACTCGCCCGAGAGAGATGTCCGAACGCATCGCGATGACCGAGGTGAAAGCTCACCTTGGCGCGGAGTGCGATTTCCACCGTTTCGACAGCGTCGAGGATGAGCAGTCGAAGAGCCCGGTCGAATCCCCACAGTTGCTGGGCCCAGCCGAAAGCTGCTCCCTCCACGAAGGTGTCGGCCCGGAACTGGACAGACGTCTCCGGAACGACGCCGACGGCGAGCGGTTGCCGGAACGGGTACGCATACGCGCTGAAGCGGTAATACCCGACGGTTTCCAGCACCCGCCGTGCGGATGGGGAGTCATCGATCCGCAGACCTCGCGCTGCCAGCTGGGCCATTTGTTCATCGAGCGTCAGGTGGGGCTTGCCGTATTGCATGCATTGTTTCCGTAAACAAGAAAACCAGCCCGTACCCGAAGGCAGAGGGGCTGGTGTTTATGATTTGAGACTAGCACGGATGGAGCTTGTGGGTGCTATTCCTCGTCCTTCTCCCACGGCCAGCGCGGCCTCCCGCGCTGGCGGAAGCGGCCGACCAGGACGAGTTGGTAGAGCAGGGTGACGACGAAGGCGGCCGCGCCGACGAGGATCGCGTAGAGGCTGCCCAGCTGGCCGAAGGCGAAGATGACGTAGTGGAACGGGTCGCTGGGGTTGCCCGCCGCGCCCGCGATCGCACCGGCCGCCGCGTAGACCGCGTAGCAGGCGACGCCGACGGCGAGGGCGGCTCCGGGAGAGATGCGCTGCTTCTCGCCGGGGACGCGCGTGCCGAGGGCGATCAGGAAGATCAGCAGCATCGCGACCGCCGCCGCGACCATGACCGGGCCGACCAGCGGGCCGACCTCGGGGTCGGCGATCACGTCGGTGTCCGTCGCGAGCGACAGCAGGCCGAAGCCCGCGACGATCAGGGCGAGGTAGAGGCCGGCCGCGAAGCAGGCCACGACCGTCGCGTACGCGCGTTCGTCACGCATGCTCCACCTGCCGGATCAGACGCCGCTCAGTAGTTCTGCTGCGACGCGTACGCGGCGACGGCCTGGTTCTGCGCGTCGGCGAGCTGCTGCTCGTAGTCCGCCTGCGCCTCCGCATTGCGCGCCTTGAGCTTGCGGCCACGCGCGGCGAGCCAGGCGCCGGTCCAGACCGACACCTCCCGCGCGATGATGCCGGCGAGGATGGCGAAGGCGCCCAGCCAGACGGAGCGGAGGACGACGTCGAGCTCCTCGGCCGTGCGGTCCCACGGGTGCGCGTCGAGCACGGCGGCGCCCACATAGACGAAGTAGACGAAGATCGCGACGAACAGGCCGCCCAGGATGTACGCCCACCAGCGCGCGCGGTTGAGGATCTGCACCAGGATCACCATGCCGACGAAGAACGCCAGCACCGGCGCCCAGCCCGAGTACTGCTCGGTGTAGAAGCGGGTGATCGCCGACACGAACTCGTCGCTCGGGGTGAGCAGCGCGCCCACGATGAAGACGGCGGCGGTCCACAGGATCGCGTACGCCACCGTGCCGACGAGGGCGATCAGGATGCCGAAGCCGCGGTTGCTCTTCTTCTTGGGGCGCTCCGGGCGCTGCAGGAAGATCGGGGCGACGGGCTGCGGCGCCTGTGCGGCGGGAGCGGTCGCGGGCTCGGGGGCCCACGTCGCCTCGCCGGTGCCCGCGGTGCCGTAGGCGGCAGTCGCGGTGGCGCCGGCGGCGGCGGCGCCGGTAGCGGCTGCACCCGTGCCGTTGCCGTTGCCGTTCTGCAGGTTCGCGGCCTCGGCGGCGGCGATCACTGGCGTGGCGGACTGCGCGGGGGTGGCGGTGTCGATGGTGGCCTGGCCGCCGGCGGAGGCGCCGGGCTCGCCGGGCTGCGCGGCCGAGCGCGCGATGGCGGCGGCGATCTCGTCGTCGCTCGCGGTCACGGGCTCCGGCTCGGTGACGGCGGGCGGCGCGGACGGCTGGGACTGCTGAGCGGAGGCGGAGGCGGACGCCGGGGCTGCGGCAGGCTGCGCCTCCGCACCAGCGGCCGACGGGCCGGGTGAACCCGCGGCAGCCGCCTGGGCAGGACGGTTCACGTGGCCGCGGGCCGAGACCGGCGCCGACGGCGGGGACGCGAGGTTGGGGTCGGTGTCGTGCGGCTCGCGGGAGGCGGGCTCCGGCGTGGCCGGCGCGGCCGCGGCGGACTCGGCGGGCGCGGTCGCCGGCGCCTGGTCGGCGTTCGCGGGCGGCTCGGCCTGTGCGCCGCGCGGCGCGGATTCCGGTGTCGTGTCGCTCATCTCAAGCACCTTCCATCGGCCCGGCGGGCCCGTCTCGTCGCCAACTGTAGCAACGGGCAGGTCGTTGTCGAGGGAGGCCATACCGCCGTGCGCTACCCGGCCGCCGCCTCCCCGGCGCCGGTCGTCAGCACGTAGAGGAAGCCGCTGATCGTGCCGTCGTACCCGCTGCCGGACGCGGCCGGGCCCACATCCACGCCGTCGACGAGCACGAGCCGCGACCCCGCCTGCAGCGCCTTGACGAACGACAGGATGCTGCCGTACTCGCCCGAGACCGTCGCGCTCACCGGCACGAGCACGAAGTTCTGGTCGTTCACCAGCGTGCTCGTGAAGGGCGGCATTCCGGGGACGGGAGCGGTGGCGGCCGGCGCAGAGGTCGCCGCGGGTGCGGGAGTGGCGGCGGGCGACGGCGTGGCGGTGGAGGTGGAGGTGGAGGTGGAGGTGGAGCCTCCCGAGCCCGCCCCTCCCTTCCCTCCAGGGTCGGCCGGCGGCACGTACGCCTGGCCGTCCGAGACCTCGGTGGCGACGACCTTCACCCCGGCGGCCGCGGCGAGCGCGTCGATCTCGTCGGTGAACTCGTCGGCCTTGCGGTCGGCCGGGATGGAGGCGCTCAGGGCGGTGAGCTGCTTCTTCAGCTCGGGGAGGCCCTCGCTGTCCTTCTTGAGGCGCGCGAGCACGGCGGCGTTGGCGGTGTTGGCGGTGCGCACCTGCGCGGTCTGGTCGTCGGCGGCGGACGCCTGGTCGAGCTGCGGCTGCACCCCGACGACCCAGCCGAGCACGACGACGACCGCCATCGCGAGCACGCTGGCGATGATCCAGAGCCTGGTCCTGTCCATGTCACTTCCCCTTCGGCTGGAAGCGCTTCGTGTAGAGCGCCTCGCCCACGTGGACGGTCACGCTCGCGACGTACTGGTTGGTGGTCGCGTCGAAGTTGGTCGCGCCCGGCACGGCGTCGACGACTCCGTCGACCTTCTCGAGCGCCGATACCCAGGCGGCGACGTCCGGGAGGGTCGGGCTGTACGCCTCGATCGCGACCGTGCCGACGCGCGGGCCCTGGAGAGGATCGGTCGACTGCTGGTAGACGGCGATCGGAGATGCCGAGTCGACGGAGACCGATTTGAGGGTGACGCCCGCCGGTTGCACGGACTGGACCTTCTGCAGGAAGGCGTTCCAATCGATCTCCGTGGCGGCGCCGACCTGCTGGGCGGCCTCCGCGAGCGCGACCTGCCGCTGCACCTCGCGCACCTCGGCGTACTGCTGCTGCTGGGTGAGGAGGTCGGTGGTCTCGAGGCGTGCGCCGATCAGCCGCGCCTGGGCGCCGATGTTGAAGGCGAACGCCGCTCCGACCGCGAGCACCATGACGAGCGCCACCACGAGCACGCCCCAGCCGAACGCGCGCCGCAGGCGGCGGTCGCGGCGGGCGGTGCGGACCTCGGGCGGGAGCAGGTCGACGCGCGGCTCGCCGCCGATGTGCAGGTCCTCCTGCCGCGATCCCGCCGGCCGGCCTCGGCGCTTGCGGGGCGAGCCCGGCGCCTCGGTGCCCGCGGGTGCGACGGCGGGTGCGACGGCCGGGTTCCCGGTGGGCGGCGTCTCGACGCCCGGCCCCGCGCCGCCCTCGGAGGGCGGGTCGGACGGACGACGGAGGGTGATGCTCATGCTGCGCTCCCCAGGGCCAGGCCGACCGCCGCCGACAGCGAGGAGCGCTGCTGCCGGAGCACGTCGGCGTTCAGGTGCCGCGACAACGCCACGGAGTGGAAGGGGTCGCCGACGGCGACCGGGAGCCGGGTCATCTCGCTCAACGCCTCGGGCAGGCCCGGCAGCTGCGCGCCTCCCCCGGTCACGACGAGCTGTGCGACCGGTGTCGCCGGTCGGGTGTTGACGAAGTAGCTGATGGTGTTCCGGAGGCTCGTGAGCAGCTCGCCGGTGACCCGGTAGATGATCTCGACCGCCTGGTGCGCCTCCGGCGAGGACACCTGACGGGCCAGCCCGATCGCCGCCTTGATCCGCTCGGCCTCGCCCGGCTCGACCTCGAGGCCGCTGCGGAGCGCCTGGGTGAGCTCGCCTCCCCCGGCCGGGATGATGCGCACGAACTGCGGGACGCCGTCGGTGACGATCACCACGCTCGTCGTGTTGGCGCCGATGTCGACCAGCGCGACGGTCCCTCCGATGCCCGCCCTGGTGATCAGGGCGCGGGTGACGGCGAACGGCAGGAGGTCGACCTCCACCGTGGTGAGCCCCGCCAGCTGGGTGGCCTTGACGTTGCCGAGCACCGCCTCCTTCACCGCCGCCACGAGGAGGCCGTTGACCACGGGACCGTTGTCGCCCTGCGCCTCCGACACCGGATAGAAGTCGAGCAGCGCGTCGGCGACGGGCACGGGCAGCATGTCCTGCACGAGGAAAGGGAGGCTCTCGCGGATGCGCGTGCGCGACATGCGCGGCACGGTCAGATCGCGGGCGAGCACCCGCTGGTTGCCCATCCCGAGCACCACCTCCTTGCTCGAGAAGCCGCCCTGCTGCCACAGCCGCTTGAGCCCGGCGGCCACGGTGTTCGGCTCGAGCACCTCCCCACGGCTGGCGGCGCCGTCGGGCAGCGGCACCTCGTAGTGCCGCAGCAGCGTCGGTCGCGGCTTGCCGGGGTCGGCGAGCTCGACGGCGCGGATGGTCGTGGAGCCGATGTCGATGCCGACGATGCTGCTGGCCATGCGGTCCTCCTTCTCTGAGCGGGTTCGGTGCGGGTCTAGGCGAGTCCGAGCAGCGCCAGGTAGGCGCGGGCGACGGCGGGTCCGGCGAGGATGCCGAGCCACGCCCCGGCGAGCATCCACGGTCCGAACGGGATGCCCGTGCCGCGGCGGGCGCGGCGCAGGACGAGCAGCGCGACGGCGAACAGGCCGCCGAGCACGAATGCGGCGAACGCGCCGACGACGAGCGCGTCCCAGCCGAGGAAGCCGAGGAAGAGCCCGAGCACGCCGGCGAGCTTCACGTCGCCGAAGCCCATCCCGCCCGGGTATGCCAGCGCGAGCGCGAGATAGAGGAGGAACAGCGCGGCCCCTCCGATCGCCGCACGCAGCAGTGCGCCGGGGTCGCCAGCGAGGAGGCCCGCAGCACCGAGCAGCAGAGCGCCGACCGCGTACCCGGGCAGCACGATGGCGTTCGGGAGACGGTGGGTGTCGAGGTCGATCAGGGCGAGCGCGATACTGATGG
The sequence above is a segment of the Leifsonia williamsii genome. Coding sequences within it:
- a CDS encoding putative T7SS-secreted protein — protein: MSDREYEKLEGDPGLLESKAAHYEQIAHAITRSVAALDRISEVGGMTSQAVDAVKKSAAEVAEDIGKAQDRYETTATALTVYAGKLRDAQDDAETAISHINSKQDAADAAQRQAHTAQQKADESTPEEKAANDTAASNAATAAGDALTELHAAQQAWRDARDAKNTAAHTAAEAIKDVVEGKGNHGLKDSFWDNWGDVIKKICEIAGVLSIFLSWVPILGQILLVLAVVGAVISLVESVIKAMNGDGSWVDVAFAAVGVVLAVFGGNIGKYIAKLVKAKGLTVAMKLPRRQFKALTGITKGKKAAALKDVQAMVGSPKALPNVMKEVFGTNPFKITPASEGLMKLRTNPLGLVGFDNPQFAKEIADQIPMGYKVALGVWNYRVVAGKLETFTNNPFDQSDKPVSLKPDSIAKDLANGRLPKWTLG
- a CDS encoding FtsK/SpoIIIE domain-containing protein; protein product: MRLKLTLARPSGSADDIVVTADAGASISEVAATIARVDPRRTGPVAPGEALTLRAQLPGQPEPLILPPDAPIGEAWIGSGATVALADAGLHYVPPELGDAPVVATLRVLTGEQAGREFPLRAGTTVLGRDAGCDVVLDDPLVSKRHVRFEAGDGVEVVDLGSANGVVVDGGLVTRFTVRRSETMLIGDTEVELTVMIGSDVPAAPPTAGPVFFNRSPRVERRYAGQTFQAPEVPAEKEDPPFPLLAMLTPLLLGGALFALTKNPTSLLFVLLSPIMLVGNYISSRTRNKRKLKKQIAAFEQRLDALSTRLEEERGIEGELRRAETPTTADALSDAVRRGPLLWTRRPEHWSFLNLQLGRGRMRSRNRVAVNDRGELIVEFQERLDAVIAANEYVDDVPVLDNLYESGALGIAGTADLVAGSVNSVLVQLTALHSPAELAVAALVSPRWSRELSWLKWMPHTSSPHSPIAGGHLADSASSAAGVLSALEGLVEERLAALRGKAQRRGAMDQESAALERGAEVGGGQTQQGTPSPIPAVVVVISGDVAVDRARLVQLAEVAADAGVFPIWLAEDVPQLPAVCRTYLHHADRADRATAGFVRLGETVEEVVTEPVAAGTALDYARRMAPVIDAGALVADASDLPRSVSMVTLLGHDLAETSGAVIDRWRQNASIHDRSSAARPAKRRPGTLRAIIGSAGVDAMHLDLRTQGPHALVGGTTGAGKSEFLQAWVLGMAAEYSPDRVTFLFVDYKGGSAFADCVNLPHCVGLVTDLSPHLVRRALTSLRAELHHREHLLNRKKAKDLLELEKRGDPESPPALVLVIDEFAALVGEVPEFVDGVVDIAQRGRSLGIHLIMATQRPAGVIKDNLRANTNLRIALRMADESDSQDVVGVADAAHFDPGLPGRGLAKTGPGRLVRFQSAYAGGWTSREPERAGVEVAELRFGGELRWEEERPAEEPERDLGPTDQQRMVASIVSAHAAAHIPHPRRPWLDELAAVYDLGLLRQRTDAELLLGVSDIPDRQEQRPVYFHPDVDGNLAVYGTGGSGKSTVLRTLASAAAITPRGGPVHVYGLDFGAGSLRMLEKLPHVGSVIPGDDTERIIRLFRTLKAVLEDRGPRFAEANASSITEYRSLTGRQDEPRILLLIDGFPNFREDFEIPAGRSQWYDVFRDILADGRRLGMHVALTGDRAGAVPTAIRSLVQRSVVLRLADDGYAMLDAPSDVLSPSSPPGRAIVDGYETQVAVLGGSRAVSEQSEAVRRLAEAMQRAGIRPAPEIGSLPKEYAIDTLPPSLGGAPVLGLSDIDLGPYGFEPSGTLLVAGPPASGRTNALAALAASVARFDPQTRLYYLGSARSPLAGSGLWTARAVTPAEAAELAKDLAAAVADPDTEGRIAVFVEAIGDFLQTPADSAIVELVRAVRRSDHLLVAEAETSAWGSSWPLLGEVKNGRRGLLLQPESVEGDLLLKTPLPRMNRAEFPAGRGVLIQKGTFTRVQVPLVDAGLPVGVRV
- a CDS encoding Abi family protein — translated: MQYGKPHLTLDEQMAQLAARGLRIDDSPSARRVLETVGYYRFSAYAYPFRQPLAVGVVPETSVQFRADTFVEGAAFGWAQQLWGFDRALRLLILDAVETVEIALRAKVSFHLGHRDAFGHLSRASLDPAKCDRPDAEHPGSSSYDVWRDRFVQHQERAVSEDFIRHYVEKYDARLPVWVATEVMELGQLVRLFGFMTDGDQSLVSKDMAGVSGAVFARWLKVINYVRNLCAHHARLWNRRLTYKLGRIPENAPGLLHLNAIPNSRERIYAVCAVVCFLTDAIRAEDAWGRRLAALIDRFPGSLPVAPETDMGFPDGWRPLPLWSR
- a CDS encoding DUF6121 family protein; this translates as MRDERAYATVVACFAAGLYLALIVAGFGLLSLATDTDVIADPEVGPLVGPVMVAAAVAMLLIFLIALGTRVPGEKQRISPGAALAVGVACYAVYAAAGAIAGAAGNPSDPFHYVIFAFGQLGSLYAILVGAAAFVVTLLYQLVLVGRFRQRGRPRWPWEKDEE